From Roseburia hominis, the proteins below share one genomic window:
- the ispF gene encoding 2-C-methyl-D-erythritol 2,4-cyclodiphosphate synthase, which yields MRVGMGYDVHRLTEGRDLILGGVQIPYEKGLLGHSDADVLLHAIMDALLGAAALGDIGKHFPDTDPQYKGISSMKLLEHVAGLLEENLYIVENIDATIIAQRPKMRPYIETMEEYIARALHVQKDQVNVKATTEEGLGFTGSGEGISAQAICALEKVTNLASTDVTYQMSPCEGCGGCRQ from the coding sequence ATGCGAGTAGGAATGGGATATGATGTTCATAGACTGACGGAGGGTAGAGATTTGATCCTGGGGGGAGTTCAGATTCCTTATGAGAAAGGGCTTTTGGGGCATTCAGACGCCGATGTGCTACTACACGCGATCATGGATGCACTGCTTGGCGCGGCGGCGCTGGGGGATATCGGAAAGCATTTTCCCGATACGGACCCGCAATATAAGGGCATATCCAGTATGAAGCTTCTGGAACATGTGGCGGGATTATTAGAAGAGAATCTGTACATTGTGGAAAATATTGACGCCACGATCATCGCGCAGAGACCAAAGATGCGGCCGTATATCGAGACGATGGAAGAATATATTGCCAGAGCGCTTCATGTTCAAAAGGATCAGGTGAATGTAAAGGCGACTACCGAGGAGGGGCTTGGTTTTACGGGAAGCGGAGAGGGAATTTCCGCACAGGCCATTTGTGCATTGGAGAAGGTGACGAATCTGGCAAGTACCGATGTGACATATCAGATGAGTCCCTGTGAGGGCTGCGGAGGATGCAGACAATGA
- the gdhA gene encoding NADP-specific glutamate dehydrogenase translates to MSYVDEVIELVVKKNPAEPEFHQAVKEVLESLRVVVEANEERFRKDALLERLVEPERQVKFRVPWVDDKGQVQVNTGYRVQFNSAIGPYKGGLRLHPSVNLGIIKFLGFEQIFKNSLTGLPIGGGKGGSDFDPKGKSDREVMAFCQSFMTELCKYIGADTDVPAGDIGTGAREIGYMFGQYKRIRGLYEGVLTGKGLSYGGSLARTEATGYGLLYLTEEMLKMNGQSIEGKTVAVSGSGNVAIYATQKAQELGAKVVTVSDSTGWVYDPDGIDVAALKEIKEINRARLTEYKKYRPNSEYHEGRGVWNVKVDIALPCATQNELHLEDAKALVANGVIAVAEGANMPTTLEATEYLQANGVLFAPGKAANAGGVATSALEMSQNSERLSWSFDEVDAKLKNIMVDICHNMADAAERYGAEGNYVVGANIAGFEKVVDAMNAQGIV, encoded by the coding sequence ATGTCTTACGTTGATGAAGTAATTGAGTTGGTAGTGAAAAAGAACCCCGCAGAACCGGAATTTCATCAGGCTGTAAAAGAAGTGCTGGAGTCCCTTCGTGTCGTAGTAGAGGCGAATGAGGAGAGGTTCAGAAAAGACGCGCTTCTGGAGAGATTAGTTGAGCCGGAAAGACAGGTCAAGTTCCGCGTACCGTGGGTAGATGATAAAGGGCAGGTTCAGGTAAATACCGGTTACCGTGTGCAGTTTAACAGTGCGATCGGACCGTACAAAGGAGGACTTCGTCTTCACCCGTCTGTAAACCTCGGTATCATCAAATTCCTTGGTTTTGAGCAGATTTTCAAGAACTCTCTTACCGGACTTCCGATTGGAGGTGGCAAAGGCGGCTCCGACTTTGACCCGAAGGGCAAATCCGATAGAGAAGTGATGGCATTCTGCCAGAGCTTTATGACAGAGCTTTGCAAATATATCGGTGCTGATACAGACGTACCGGCTGGCGATATCGGAACAGGCGCAAGAGAGATCGGTTACATGTTCGGACAGTACAAGAGAATCCGCGGACTGTATGAGGGCGTACTGACAGGTAAGGGACTCAGCTATGGCGGATCTCTGGCACGTACAGAGGCTACCGGATACGGACTTCTGTATCTGACGGAGGAGATGCTGAAGATGAACGGCCAGTCCATCGAAGGCAAGACCGTAGCAGTTTCCGGTTCCGGTAACGTAGCGATCTACGCGACCCAGAAAGCACAGGAGCTTGGCGCGAAGGTTGTAACTGTAAGCGATTCTACCGGCTGGGTATATGATCCGGACGGAATCGATGTTGCAGCGCTTAAAGAGATCAAGGAAATCAACCGTGCAAGACTGACTGAGTACAAGAAATACCGTCCGAATTCAGAATATCATGAAGGCAGAGGCGTATGGAATGTGAAGGTAGACATCGCACTTCCGTGTGCAACACAGAACGAGCTTCATCTTGAAGACGCAAAGGCATTGGTAGCGAACGGCGTGATCGCAGTCGCAGAGGGCGCTAACATGCCGACGACTCTGGAAGCAACAGAATACCTGCAGGCAAACGGCGTGCTTTTCGCACCTGGTAAAGCTGCAAATGCAGGCGGCGTTGCAACTTCCGCTCTGGAGATGTCTCAGAACAGCGAGCGTCTGAGCTGGTCATTTGATGAGGTAGATGCAAAGCTAAAGAACATCATGGTAGACATCTGTCACAATATGGCTGATGCTGCAGAGCGTTACGGAGCTGAGGGCAACTATGTAGTAGGAGCAAATATTGCCGGATTCGAGAAGGTAGTAGATGCGATGAATGCACAGGGAATTGTCTAA
- a CDS encoding phosphoribosylformylglycinamidine synthase: protein MSSVKRVFVEKKPGFAVEAKELRHEVKSYLGIQTVTNVRVLIRYDVENLSDATFERACNGVFAEPPVDDLYLEDFPHGKDDKIFSVEFLPGQFDQRADSAVQCVQFIKEDELPVIRTATTYVIEGDVSEEELAAIKAHCINPVDSRETGLEKPETLVTQFEEPEDVKIFEGFKDMPEAELRELYDSLGLAMTFKDFQHIQKYFCGEEKRDPSMTEIRVLDTYWSDHCRHTTFSTELTDVTFGEGDYLAPMEETYKEYLKTHSEIFKGREDKFVCLMDLALMAMRKLKKEGKLADQEESDEINACSIVVPVEVDGVEEEWLVNFKNETHNHPTEIEPFGGAATCLGGAIRDPLSGRTYVYQAMRVTGAADPTVSVKETMKGKLSQKKLVRGAAHGYSSYGNQIGLATGTVKEIYHPNYVAKRMEIGAVMGAAPRRAVIRETSDPGDIIILLGGRTGRDGCGGATGSSKVHTEASIETCGAEVQKGNPPTERKIQRLFRREEVSKLIKKCNDFGAGGVSVAIGELADGLRVDLDKVPKKYAGLDGTEIAISESQERMAVVVAPKDVEQFLAYAAEENLEAVKVAVVTEEPRLVLSWRGKEIVNISRAFLDTNGAHQETTVKVDIPSREDCPLKDQVEVGDVREAWLTTLSDLNVCSQKGLVEMFDGSIGAGSVFMPHGGKYQMTETQAMVAKLPVLTGKCDTVTMMSYGFDPYLSSWSPYHGAVYAVTESIAKIVASGGDYRKIRFTFQEYFRRMTEDPSRWSQPFAALLGAYKAQIGFGLPSIGGKDSMSGTFEHIDVPPTLVSFAVDIAKQGDIITPELKKAGNKLVWLRIDTDEYQLPDYEKVMEQYGKFTEDIHSGKIVSAYALDRHGVIAAVSKMAFGNGLGVKIEHSMDARELFAPAFGDIIAEVPSDKVSQLGITYTVIGEVTDDRTFSYDDVAISMEEAVNAWTGTLEKVFRTVSDEASKEEVASPLYDTKDIVICNHKIAQPTVFIPVFPGTNCEYDSARAFERAGAKAVTRVFKNMNAADIVDSVAEFEKEIAKCQIIMFPGGFSAGDEPDGSAKFFATAFQNAKLKEAVEKLLNERDGLVLGICNGFQTLVKLGLVPYGEIVGQTADSPTLTYNTIGRHISKMVYTKVVTNKSPWLRCAKLGGVYTNPASHGEGRFVASDEWLDKLFANGQVATQYCDLDGNVSMDEEWNVNGSYRAIEGITSPDGRVLGKMAHSERRGDGVAINIYGEQDLKLFESGVKYFL from the coding sequence ATGAGCAGTGTAAAACGTGTGTTTGTGGAGAAGAAACCGGGATTTGCCGTGGAGGCAAAGGAGCTTCGCCATGAGGTGAAGAGTTATCTGGGCATTCAGACAGTAACGAATGTGCGCGTGTTGATCCGGTATGATGTGGAGAATCTTTCTGACGCTACATTTGAGAGGGCGTGCAACGGTGTATTTGCCGAGCCGCCGGTAGATGATCTCTATCTGGAAGACTTCCCGCATGGGAAAGATGACAAGATTTTTTCAGTGGAATTTCTTCCCGGACAGTTTGACCAGAGGGCGGATTCCGCAGTGCAGTGTGTGCAGTTCATAAAAGAGGACGAGCTTCCGGTGATAAGGACTGCCACTACTTATGTGATTGAAGGAGACGTAAGCGAGGAAGAGCTTGCGGCGATTAAGGCTCATTGTATTAACCCGGTGGATTCGCGTGAGACAGGGCTTGAGAAGCCTGAGACACTGGTGACTCAGTTTGAGGAGCCGGAAGATGTGAAGATTTTTGAAGGTTTTAAGGATATGCCGGAGGCAGAGCTTAGGGAACTCTATGATTCTTTAGGACTTGCCATGACATTCAAGGATTTCCAGCATATTCAGAAATATTTCTGTGGCGAGGAGAAGAGGGACCCGTCCATGACGGAGATCCGGGTACTGGATACCTACTGGTCTGACCACTGCCGTCATACCACATTCTCTACTGAGCTTACAGATGTGACCTTTGGCGAAGGGGATTATCTGGCGCCGATGGAGGAGACCTATAAGGAATATCTGAAAACGCACAGTGAGATCTTTAAGGGACGCGAGGATAAGTTCGTCTGCTTGATGGATCTTGCTCTTATGGCAATGCGTAAATTGAAAAAAGAAGGTAAACTTGCAGATCAGGAAGAATCTGACGAGATCAATGCATGTAGTATTGTAGTTCCGGTGGAAGTGGACGGGGTAGAAGAGGAGTGGCTTGTGAATTTCAAGAACGAGACACACAACCACCCGACTGAGATCGAGCCGTTCGGTGGCGCCGCTACCTGTCTCGGAGGAGCGATCCGTGACCCGCTTTCAGGACGTACCTATGTATATCAGGCAATGCGTGTGACCGGCGCAGCAGACCCGACGGTATCCGTAAAGGAGACCATGAAGGGAAAATTATCGCAGAAAAAGCTGGTGCGCGGTGCGGCTCATGGCTACAGTTCTTATGGTAACCAGATCGGACTTGCGACCGGAACGGTCAAAGAGATCTATCACCCGAATTATGTGGCAAAACGTATGGAGATCGGTGCGGTCATGGGGGCAGCTCCGCGGCGCGCTGTAATCCGTGAGACCTCTGATCCGGGAGACATCATTATCCTTCTTGGCGGCCGTACCGGCCGTGATGGCTGCGGTGGCGCAACAGGTTCTTCTAAAGTGCATACAGAAGCATCTATCGAGACCTGCGGCGCTGAGGTGCAGAAGGGTAATCCGCCGACAGAGCGTAAGATTCAGCGTCTGTTCCGCCGTGAGGAGGTCAGCAAACTGATCAAGAAATGTAATGACTTCGGTGCAGGCGGCGTGTCCGTGGCAATCGGAGAGCTTGCAGATGGACTTAGAGTAGATTTGGATAAGGTGCCGAAGAAATACGCCGGCCTTGACGGAACAGAGATTGCGATCTCAGAGTCCCAGGAGAGAATGGCAGTAGTCGTTGCGCCGAAAGATGTAGAGCAGTTCCTTGCCTATGCCGCCGAGGAGAATCTGGAGGCAGTGAAGGTGGCAGTGGTAACAGAGGAGCCGAGACTGGTTCTTTCCTGGAGAGGAAAAGAGATCGTAAATATTTCCCGTGCATTTTTGGACACCAACGGCGCACATCAGGAGACTACGGTCAAGGTAGATATTCCGTCAAGAGAGGATTGCCCGCTTAAGGATCAGGTTGAGGTGGGCGATGTGAGAGAAGCATGGCTTACTACCCTGAGCGATCTGAATGTATGCTCACAGAAAGGCCTTGTGGAGATGTTCGACGGTTCCATCGGTGCAGGCTCCGTATTCATGCCGCACGGCGGAAAATACCAGATGACCGAGACACAGGCGATGGTTGCCAAACTTCCGGTCCTCACCGGCAAATGCGATACCGTAACGATGATGAGTTATGGCTTTGACCCGTATCTGTCAAGCTGGAGCCCCTACCACGGAGCTGTTTACGCGGTAACGGAATCCATTGCAAAGATTGTGGCTTCAGGTGGCGATTACCGCAAGATCCGCTTCACCTTCCAGGAATATTTCCGCCGTATGACGGAGGATCCGTCCAGATGGAGCCAGCCGTTTGCAGCCCTTCTGGGCGCCTATAAAGCACAGATCGGTTTCGGCCTGCCGTCTATCGGAGGAAAGGACAGTATGTCCGGTACCTTTGAGCATATTGACGTACCGCCGACACTGGTTTCTTTTGCTGTAGATATTGCAAAGCAGGGCGATATTATCACGCCGGAACTGAAAAAAGCAGGAAATAAACTGGTATGGCTGCGGATCGATACCGATGAATATCAGCTTCCGGATTATGAGAAGGTCATGGAGCAGTACGGTAAATTTACCGAAGATATCCACAGTGGTAAGATTGTATCCGCTTATGCCCTCGACCGTCATGGCGTGATCGCGGCAGTGAGCAAGATGGCGTTTGGTAACGGCTTGGGCGTGAAGATTGAGCACAGTATGGACGCCAGAGAACTGTTTGCACCGGCATTCGGTGATATCATAGCGGAAGTTCCGTCAGACAAGGTTTCTCAGCTTGGCATTACCTATACGGTGATCGGCGAGGTGACAGATGATAGGACCTTCTCTTACGACGATGTGGCAATTTCCATGGAAGAGGCTGTAAATGCATGGACAGGAACTCTGGAAAAAGTATTCCGCACGGTTTCCGACGAGGCTTCCAAAGAAGAAGTGGCTTCTCCGCTTTACGATACAAAGGATATTGTGATCTGCAATCATAAGATCGCACAGCCGACCGTATTTATTCCGGTATTCCCTGGAACGAACTGCGAGTACGACAGTGCGCGCGCATTTGAACGTGCGGGGGCGAAGGCAGTCACCAGAGTATTTAAGAATATGAATGCGGCAGATATCGTTGATTCCGTGGCAGAGTTTGAGAAAGAGATCGCAAAATGCCAGATCATCATGTTCCCGGGCGGATTCTCAGCCGGAGATGAACCGGACGGCTCCGCGAAGTTCTTTGCTACGGCGTTCCAGAACGCCAAATTAAAAGAGGCTGTGGAGAAACTTTTGAATGAGCGCGACGGACTGGTGCTTGGAATCTGTAATGGTTTCCAGACTCTGGTAAAACTGGGCCTGGTACCTTATGGTGAGATCGTGGGACAGACCGCTGATTCTCCGACACTGACCTATAATACGATCGGACGGCACATTTCCAAGATGGTATACACGAAGGTCGTTACCAACAAATCTCCATGGCTTAGGTGTGCCAAGCTTGGCGGCGTTTACACCAACCCGGCTTCACATGGAGAAGGAAGATTCGTGGCGAGCGACGAGTGGCTTGATAAGCTGTTCGCGAACGGTCAGGTGGCGACCCAGTATTGTGATCTGGACGGCAATGTTTCTATGGACGAAGAGTGGAATGTCAACGGTTCATACCGTGCAATCGAAGGAATCACAAGTCCGGACGGAAGAGTGCTTGGTAAGATGGCACATTCCGAGAGACGTGGGGACGGAGTCGCGATCAACATTTACGGTGAGCAGGATCTGAAGCTGTTCGAGTCCGGTGTGAAATATTTCTTATAG
- a CDS encoding TIGR01906 family membrane protein, translating to MSMEKDRENAVTGPGKGTQKLFGVIASLMLIVIFLISSFEIGAYSDYGFYEKEYKKYGVADELYMEMPDIMEVTRYMMSYLRGGEETLSIETMVEGNHQDFFNEQDRFHMGEVRDLFIGGLRLRWIAVAVLVIVIALFIRLHGDWRRILPVMYQRTLAVFLGITAVLGVLMWQNFNRCFVIFHKIFFDNDLWIFDPETDYMIRMLPEGFFYDMAVRIGVIFIAFLLISLAASVIWRAYVSKKTKKWRKSNRNGMYL from the coding sequence ATGTCAATGGAAAAAGATAGAGAAAACGCGGTCACCGGACCGGGAAAGGGGACGCAGAAGCTGTTTGGTGTCATAGCATCGCTTATGCTGATCGTTATTTTCCTGATCAGCAGTTTTGAAATCGGGGCGTACAGTGATTACGGATTCTACGAGAAGGAATACAAAAAATATGGTGTAGCGGACGAGCTGTACATGGAGATGCCGGACATTATGGAGGTCACCCGGTATATGATGTCTTATCTGCGCGGGGGAGAGGAAACTTTAAGCATCGAGACGATGGTGGAGGGGAATCATCAGGATTTCTTTAATGAGCAGGACCGTTTTCATATGGGGGAAGTTCGGGATCTTTTTATCGGCGGACTTAGGCTTCGATGGATCGCTGTAGCGGTGCTGGTAATAGTGATTGCCTTGTTTATAAGGCTTCATGGGGATTGGCGGCGTATCCTTCCGGTCATGTACCAGAGGACGCTTGCTGTATTTCTGGGAATCACAGCGGTGCTCGGCGTGCTGATGTGGCAGAATTTTAACCGATGTTTTGTGATATTCCATAAGATTTTCTTTGACAATGATCTCTGGATCTTCGATCCTGAGACCGATTATATGATCCGCATGCTGCCGGAAGGTTTTTTCTACGATATGGCGGTGCGGATCGGAGTGATATTTATCGCTTTCCTGTTGATTTCTTTGGCGGCAAGCGTGATTTGGCGTGCGTATGTTTCCAAAAAAACAAAAAAATGGCGTAAATCGAATAGGAATGGAATGTACTTATAA
- a CDS encoding ATP-dependent DNA helicase — protein sequence MEQETPVIRISVRNLVEFILREGDIDNRTGGSMDKEAMQLGSKIHRKIQRRMGAEYRAEVPLKTEISCEGFILRVEGRADGIIEREDEVLVDEIKGVLCELEKIEEPVGVHLAQAKCYACIYASQHSLSRIGVQMTYCQMESEEIKQFRQDFSIEELQEWFEALVRQYEKWARFQVEWREERNASIKKLEFPFAYRKGQKELVSSVYRTILRKKKLFIQAPTGVGKTISGVFPAVKAVGEELGEKIFYLTAKTITRTVAEQAFDKLKEQELRLKVITITAKEKICFMEETECNPENCPYAKGHYDRVNDAVFELLNARDDMNREALEEQARKHQVCPFEMALDVSTWVDAVICDYNYVFDPNAHLKRFFSDGVQGEYLFLIDEAHNLVERGRQMYSASLIKEDFLAVRRLVKGQDTRLAKRLEECNKQLLELKRECENYQVINSVSHMYLKLMNVMAEMERFLEICEGKEIREQVLELYFNIRAFLGIYDRLDENYVIYTELLEDGRFMLKLFCVNPAANLQEFLDMGNSAVFFSATLLPIQYYKKLLSTESDNYAIYADSTFDRRKRLLLNGVDVSTKYTLRSEQMYRKYALYIQNAVRARKGNYIAFFPSYRFMEQVYEAYEELDTGTECILQSHFMNEEAREIFLETFEEEREESLVGFCVLGGIFSEGIDLAKEKLIGAFIIGTGLPQVCNEREILKQYFDKAGMQGFDYAYLYPGMNKVLQAAGRVIRTEEDEGVILLLDERFRERRCRETFPREWSDCQMCRIGDVEQQVRAFWDGRE from the coding sequence ATGGAGCAGGAGACACCGGTCATCAGAATATCTGTCCGCAATTTAGTGGAGTTTATTCTGCGGGAGGGAGATATTGACAATCGAACAGGCGGCAGTATGGATAAAGAGGCTATGCAGCTTGGGAGCAAGATACACCGCAAGATTCAAAGACGCATGGGAGCAGAGTATCGTGCGGAGGTACCGCTTAAGACGGAGATTTCCTGTGAGGGATTTATTCTTCGGGTAGAGGGACGTGCGGACGGGATCATTGAAAGGGAGGACGAAGTTTTAGTCGACGAGATCAAAGGCGTTCTCTGCGAGTTGGAGAAGATTGAGGAGCCGGTGGGCGTGCATCTGGCTCAGGCAAAGTGTTATGCCTGTATTTACGCTTCGCAGCATTCTCTTTCCCGAATCGGGGTGCAGATGACGTATTGTCAGATGGAAAGTGAAGAGATAAAGCAGTTCCGTCAGGACTTTTCAATAGAAGAATTGCAGGAGTGGTTTGAAGCTCTGGTGCGTCAGTATGAGAAATGGGCGCGTTTTCAGGTCGAGTGGCGGGAAGAAAGGAATGCTTCCATCAAGAAACTGGAATTTCCCTTTGCATATAGGAAGGGACAGAAGGAGCTGGTATCGTCGGTCTACCGGACCATTTTGCGGAAGAAGAAGCTGTTTATCCAGGCTCCGACCGGCGTGGGCAAGACGATATCCGGAGTGTTTCCGGCGGTTAAGGCAGTGGGAGAAGAGCTGGGGGAGAAGATTTTCTATCTCACGGCTAAGACGATCACGAGGACTGTCGCGGAGCAGGCGTTTGACAAATTAAAGGAGCAGGAACTGCGGCTGAAAGTCATTACGATTACGGCGAAAGAGAAGATTTGTTTTATGGAGGAGACGGAGTGTAATCCGGAGAATTGTCCTTATGCAAAAGGGCACTATGACAGAGTGAATGATGCGGTTTTTGAACTTTTAAATGCAAGAGACGATATGAACAGGGAGGCGCTGGAGGAACAGGCGAGGAAGCATCAGGTCTGTCCGTTTGAGATGGCACTTGATGTGTCTACCTGGGTAGATGCGGTGATTTGTGATTACAATTATGTATTTGATCCGAATGCGCATTTGAAACGCTTCTTTTCTGATGGGGTGCAGGGAGAGTATTTGTTCCTGATCGACGAAGCGCACAATCTGGTGGAGCGGGGAAGGCAGATGTACAGTGCCAGCCTGATCAAGGAGGATTTCCTCGCAGTGCGCCGCCTGGTAAAAGGACAGGATACACGTCTTGCGAAGCGGCTGGAGGAATGCAATAAGCAGTTGCTTGAACTAAAGCGGGAGTGTGAGAATTATCAGGTGATAAACAGTGTTTCGCATATGTATCTGAAACTCATGAATGTGATGGCAGAGATGGAGCGGTTTCTGGAGATTTGCGAGGGAAAAGAAATACGGGAGCAGGTGCTGGAACTCTATTTTAATATTCGCGCATTCCTCGGGATTTATGACAGACTTGACGAGAACTATGTGATCTATACGGAGCTTTTAGAGGACGGAAGGTTCATGCTGAAGCTTTTTTGTGTGAACCCGGCGGCCAATCTACAGGAATTTTTGGATATGGGAAATAGTGCAGTCTTCTTTTCGGCCACGCTTCTTCCAATCCAGTATTATAAGAAGCTGCTCAGCACGGAATCGGATAACTATGCCATTTATGCGGATTCCACATTTGACAGAAGGAAACGTCTTTTATTAAATGGGGTAGACGTCAGTACGAAGTACACGCTGCGGTCCGAACAGATGTACCGCAAGTATGCTCTTTATATTCAGAATGCGGTGCGGGCAAGAAAGGGGAATTACATAGCTTTTTTCCCGTCCTACCGTTTTATGGAGCAGGTGTATGAGGCTTATGAGGAATTGGATACCGGGACAGAGTGTATCCTGCAATCTCATTTTATGAATGAAGAGGCGCGGGAGATTTTCCTTGAGACTTTTGAGGAAGAGAGGGAGGAAAGCCTGGTAGGCTTCTGCGTCCTTGGCGGAATCTTTTCCGAGGGAATCGATCTGGCTAAGGAGAAGCTGATCGGCGCCTTTATTATCGGGACAGGGCTTCCGCAGGTGTGCAATGAAAGAGAGATTTTGAAGCAGTATTTTGATAAGGCCGGTATGCAGGGGTTCGATTATGCCTATCTGTATCCGGGCATGAATAAGGTGCTTCAGGCTGCGGGGCGGGTGATACGGACGGAGGAAGATGAGGGTGTGATTCTTCTTCTAGATGAACGGTTTCGCGAAAGAAGATGCCGGGAGACGTTTCCACGTGAGTGGTCCGACTGCCAGATGTGCAGGATCGGGGACGTGGAGCAGCAGGTCCGGGCGTTCTGGGACGGGAGAGAATAG
- a CDS encoding HPr family phosphocarrier protein, protein MMEYRRQIKLSGPEDVREFVRFAERCDFDINVFYNRFIVDAKSILGVFSLDLSKDLTVEYSGIDAGFENMLTKYCVA, encoded by the coding sequence ATGATGGAGTATCGGCGACAAATAAAACTATCCGGACCAGAAGATGTCAGAGAATTCGTTCGTTTTGCCGAGCGATGTGATTTCGATATCAATGTCTTCTATAATCGTTTTATTGTCGATGCCAAATCTATTCTGGGTGTGTTCAGCCTGGATTTGAGTAAAGATCTGACAGTGGAATACAGCGGGATAGATGCTGGATTTGAGAATATGCTCACAAAATATTGTGTGGCATAA
- a CDS encoding TIGR03915 family putative DNA repair protein has protein sequence MKRVYICQDSITGLYSAIYDAWKERRGDGSAGIALKKQIVPELFCEYVEVQESQEKALAVERLIRKHLGEYAYGRLYYAALSYEPDKGDAIFGTMRSARHLADSTKIMDHLTDPFARRSFELARNVGNEAHYFKEFLRFRELKNGILFAKIEPKNQVLTCIAPHFADRLPIENWMIYDKTHGMFVVHEARKKWVLVSDLCADESRFEEYSESEEKIQELWKVFFQTISIEERESYARQRQHLPIWYRKNMVEFDE, from the coding sequence GTGAAAAGAGTGTATATCTGCCAGGATTCTATTACTGGGCTGTATTCTGCGATTTATGATGCGTGGAAGGAGAGGCGGGGGGACGGAAGCGCGGGCATTGCACTCAAGAAGCAGATCGTCCCGGAGTTGTTCTGTGAGTATGTGGAGGTACAGGAGTCCCAAGAGAAGGCATTAGCGGTAGAAAGGCTGATTCGGAAGCATTTGGGGGAGTATGCATATGGAAGGTTGTACTATGCGGCGCTTTCCTATGAGCCGGATAAAGGAGATGCCATATTTGGGACGATGCGTTCAGCACGGCATCTCGCGGACAGTACAAAGATCATGGATCATTTGACGGACCCATTTGCCAGGAGGAGTTTTGAACTTGCCCGGAATGTGGGGAATGAAGCTCACTATTTTAAAGAATTTCTAAGATTCCGGGAACTAAAAAATGGGATTCTTTTTGCAAAGATCGAGCCGAAGAATCAGGTCCTTACCTGTATTGCCCCGCATTTTGCAGACCGGCTGCCAATCGAGAACTGGATGATCTATGATAAGACGCATGGCATGTTTGTGGTGCATGAGGCGCGCAAAAAATGGGTGTTAGTATCCGATCTGTGTGCAGACGAGAGCAGGTTTGAGGAATATTCAGAGTCCGAGGAGAAGATTCAGGAGTTATGGAAAGTTTTTTTTCAGACGATTTCGATTGAGGAGAGGGAGAGTTATGCCAGACAACGGCAGCATCTTCCTATCTGGTACAGGAAAAATATGGTTGAGTTTGACGAATAA